The nucleotide window GCCCACCGAGCTCTCAGGCGGCGAGCAGCAGCGCGTCGCCATCGCCCGCGCGATCATCACCAGTCCGGCCCTGATCCTGGCCGACGAACCCACCGGCAACCTGGACAGCCGCACCAGCCTCGAGATCATCGGGCTGTTCCAGGCGCTCAACCGGGACCGGGGCATCACGGTAATCTACGTGACCCATGAAGCCGACATTGCCGCCCACGCCGGGCGCATCATCCAGATGCGCGACGGCCAGATCATCTCAGACATCGAGAATGAGAGACCCCTCTGGGCGGAGGACGAACTGAAGGCCCTGCGTGGTGGCAGCGTCCAGCCGCGCCTCGCTGGTGTTGCCGCGTCCCAGGCGCCGGACGACGCCGCCTGGGCGCCCGGCGGCCGGGCTTCGGAGGAAGCATGAGCCTTGCCGATTCCTTCCTCATCGCCTTCGAGGCCCTGGCCGCGAACAAGATGCGCGCGGCCCTGACCATGCTCGGGATCATCATCGGCGTCGGCGCTGTGATCGCGCTGATGGCCGTCGGCCAGGGATCTCAGAAGGCGGTGACCGACCGCATAGCTGGCCTCGGCTCCAACCTCATCTTCATCCGGCCCGGCGCAGTCAACCAGAGCGGCGTCAGGAGCTCTGCCGGGTCTGCTCAGACCCTTACCCTCGAGGACGCCCAGGCCATCGCCGCCGGCGTGAACGGCGTCGTCGCCGCGGCTCCGGAATTCCGCATCCCCTTGCAGATCAGCGCCGGCGGCACGAACACCAATACGCCGGCGCTCGGCGTAACACCGGAGTACGCCGAGGCTCTGAACCTCACGCTGGCCGGCGGCCAGTTCATCACCCAGGACGACGTCGACCGCCGCGCGCGGGTCGTCGTGCTTGGCGCGAGCGTGGCCCAGACTCTGTTCCCGGACTCGGATGGCGTCGGCCAGCAGGTGCGCTTCGGCTTCGGGCGCAACCTCGTGACCGCGACTGTTGTCGGCGTCCTGCAGCGCAAGGGCGGCAACACCGCCCAGAGCCAGGACAACCAGGTCTACATCCCCATCAGCACCGCGCAGACTCAGATCCAGATCAGCCGGACGGCCCGCGCCGGCGCCATCGTCAGCCAGATCACGGTCCAGGTCAGCAACAAGAGCCAGATCGATCGCGCGAAGGTCGAGATCACTGAGCTGCTTTCGCAGCGCCACCGCGTCGTCGAACCAGACTTCACCGTCGAGAGCCAGGAGGACATCACCGAGGCCGTCAATCAGGTGTCGGAGACCATGACGGTGCTCCTCGGCAGCATCGCTGGCATCTCCCTAGTCGTCGGCGGCATCGGCATCATGAACATCATGCTGGTCAGCGTCACGGAGCGGACGCGCGAGATCGGCATCCGCAAGGCCGTAGGGGCGACCCGCTCGGACATCATGATGCAGTTCCTGACGGAGGCCCTGGCGGTGACGGTGGCCGGCGGGCTGATTGGCATCGCGGCCGGCATCGGCGCTGCCCGGCTGCTGGACGGCCGCAGCATCGCTGGCCTGGGGTCGAACGTACAGACGGTGATCTCCTGGACGTCGGTCGTGGTCGCCTTCGGCGTTTCAGCCGCGATCGGCCTTTTCTTCGGGCTGTATCCGGCATCGCGCGCGGCGAAGCTCAATCCGATTCAGGCGCTGAGGTACGAATGAGCCTCGAGAGGGCTGGGAGGACGGGATGAAGGTCAGTTTTCGCATCATCATGATCGCGGTGGCGGTCGTCGGCCTGGGCTTCGGCGCGAGCTTCGGCGCCGGCGTGGCCTACGGCCGCGGCACGCCGAAGACCGTCTCCGCCGCGCCGACCCAGCAGCAACTGAACCTGCAGCTCGGCGTGACCGGGAGCACGGGCGGCGCTTCGGCGGCGGCGACCCAGGTGGCCGGCGCCGGGGGGCAGCGCGGCGGCGCGGCCCAGGCCCTGGCCGGGCGGACCACTACCGGCCGCGTCACCGCGATCG belongs to Dehalococcoidia bacterium and includes:
- a CDS encoding ABC transporter permease; this encodes MSLADSFLIAFEALAANKMRAALTMLGIIIGVGAVIALMAVGQGSQKAVTDRIAGLGSNLIFIRPGAVNQSGVRSSAGSAQTLTLEDAQAIAAGVNGVVAAAPEFRIPLQISAGGTNTNTPALGVTPEYAEALNLTLAGGQFITQDDVDRRARVVVLGASVAQTLFPDSDGVGQQVRFGFGRNLVTATVVGVLQRKGGNTAQSQDNQVYIPISTAQTQIQISRTARAGAIVSQITVQVSNKSQIDRAKVEITELLSQRHRVVEPDFTVESQEDITEAVNQVSETMTVLLGSIAGISLVVGGIGIMNIMLVSVTERTREIGIRKAVGATRSDIMMQFLTEALAVTVAGGLIGIAAGIGAARLLDGRSIAGLGSNVQTVISWTSVVVAFGVSAAIGLFFGLYPASRAAKLNPIQALRYE